AACATCCAGTATCGTTCCTTCTCGAGTGATCCGTTTGGTTTCGAAGGTCGGAACCGAGCCTCCTCTCATCAAAATCTCGATCATCTCATCGGTCTGGGAAGTAAAATCTTCAGGGACATCCTCGATGATCATTCCGATCGCTTCTTCGGGGGACCAACCGAAAGCTGCAGTAAAAGCCGAATTGAGAAACAAAACATGTCCGTGCTTGTCATACAATGCCGATGGATCGGAGAGATCCCTTACGAGAGCTCGCAAAACAGTCTCGCTTTTCCTGCCGGACAATCTTGCTTGCACCCGAGTCTGTTTCGTCTTTTCATTTTTCTCAGGCAGTCGGCGTAAGGCGAGTGGTTCTTTTTGGACTATCCCATGCTCTTTTTTCCGGGTTTTCATAACTTTCCCAGCCTGACGTTCTAATTAGGAATGGTAACCTTTTACGACCTGATTCGCTTTAACTGCCGCTACTTGGCCTCTCTTCCCGAGAAATTTCGATGAGGCAAGCATCGGCGGTACCAAAATTTTCTGGTAGACAAGAATTACCCTATTATTAATAGGAACATACCTCATCGCTGGTTGGCAATCAACTGTCAATTTTCCCTTATCCCACCGACAAACGATGCAATCTGCCGCATGTCCCGCTCCGCGGCACCACTGGAGATTCTAAATGTCATTCTGATTCTTCTCTCTCTTAATGAGGAGTGGATGCCCATCACAATAGTCATCTTGAGTGGAAATGAAAGAGAACAAGAGAGACACCAAATGCGCAATTTATGGCAGATCCAGTATTCATCTTTTGAGACAGTCTCGCAAACCCACGGGAGCGATACGGGAAATCCCTTGTCTTAAAGATCCTGAAGGGGGCGACCGACGATATTTGAGCATTACTGCTTGTTGGTCGACTCTTTCAGGGTCGCTCAACTATGCTTTGAAGCGTGCCGCCGTCCACGGGTTACACCCGTGGCATCGGGACGCCCTCCCAGGGCGTGCCCGCTCATGACTGAACGGCTGCCCGACCCATGTTCTTCCCGTATGGAGACACGTTAATAAACCGTACACTGGAAGGCTTTCCCTTTGAATTGACATTCCGATATTGTATACTCCTGTGCGTTTTCGAACCCTGGAGAACGGTGAACAGAGTCCGGTTTTCCTGCGGCAGGATCCAAAAAGTCCGTTGAAATTTGACTTTACACAACTCTTCTCGACAGGCGAATTCTCAATGCAAGACCCCCTTCAACAGAGAATTTATGTGGCCGGACACACAGGAATGGTTGGCTCGGCAATCTCTCGTAGACTCAAGCGTGACGGTTATCTCCTGGTAGGTCCGAAGTCTCGAGTCGATCTGCGCGACCAGCGCAGAACCATGGACATGTTCAGCGAACTCAAACCGGACCTCGTGTTTCTTGCTGCAGCAAAGGTCGGAGGAATTTATGCCAATTTGACCTATCCTGCTGATTTCATCTATGACAACCTCATGATTCAAACAAACGTGATTCATGCGTCATGCCAACATAGTGTAAAAAAGCTCCTATTCTTGGGCAGTTCCTGCATTTATCCGGCGAAATCTCCCCAACCCATAAAAGAGGAATATTTGCTGAGCGGATACCTGGAGAAGACCAATGAAGCTTACGCATTGTCCAAAATTGCCGGAATCTTCATGTGCCAATCGTATAACCGACAATACGGGACAAATTTTATTTCCCTGATGCCGGCAAACCTGTACGGTCCCGGGGACACCTTCGATCCATCGAATTCGCACGTAATTCCGGCGCTCATCCGAAAGATTCATACGGGAAAAGAATCTGGAGCAGAATCTGTGGAAATCTGGGGCACGGGAAATCCGCGACGCGAATTCCTGTACGTCGACGATCTCGCAGACGCGTGTTTATTCCTCATGGAAAATTATGATTCCAGTGAAATAATCAATGTGGGAGCAGGAAAAGAGGTGACAATCAGGGATCTCGCACACCTTATAGGAGAGGTGATCGGTTACAGAGGAGAATTCACGTTTAATGACGACATGCCGGACGGAGTACCTCAGAAATTGCTCAATACGAGCAAGATCGCCAAAATGGGATGGCAACCCTCTACTGCGCTACGAGAAGGACTCGAGAAGACCTATCAGTGGTTCCTTGACAACGTTGCAGGATCCGGCTGATACCATTTGGCTGTTGTGCACATAAGATAGCGAACGCAGGGGTGTCCTGAGCGCAGTGATTAGGCGGCTTTGCGTCGTCCGGAGCCAAAAATTCTGTGGCATATCCCGCGTGTGAATTACAGGATATTGGTAGGGACCGGCGTCTCTGCCGGTCCATCAAAGTGATATCATATTGTTAATATTGAAGATGTGCCGGCATGGAGGCCGACACCCACCAATGTTCTTTTTCTGAATCAGACATTAGTTTTGGCACTTACTATAAGGCACCATCTTCGGCATGGTAGGATGCCGCCAAAAAATTCGTCAAGAAATGTACTCAAGCATTATTGAATGAAATTATGCGGTTCTCTGAAGTGTGTCTTCCGGTGCAGCATATGTCGCAGATTAACGGCTTTCGAGAGCGTTGGAAGCTCTCCGCTAATCGCGACTCAGTCGATGAGCTTTCTCAATTCCCCTGAATCCAAAGATGAGATGTAAGTAATTTCAAATCCTGCGAAAGCGACTCTTCCTGTCATGGGATGTCTGTCCACCCATCGGCATTTGCCCTCGAAAACCATTGTGGAACTGTCGCCAAACGCACCAAAACGGATGATGAAATTCTTAACGTCACCAACGGTTGCATCGATACCTTCGATGCATACTCCTTTTTCCGAAACGTCTTTCACGGTTCCGGATTTAAAAGGATCGCCACCGTCATAAATCTTCAGGGGAAAGACCATTGGTTTCCGCGGATGTCGCCTGAGCCCCTGAGTAGAACCGTCATGCAGCGACGTATGTGTGTTCAGTTCATCCTTGCTCATGGCCCTGGCTTCCAGAAGTTTTTGAAAGATTGTTCTGAGATTCTTTGCGTTGAATTGATACTTCTCCAGCAATTCGGAAGCTGCCATTCCGGTTCGAATGTCACTGATAATCTCTTTGGCCTTGATCTTACGTTTCGGGTTCATTCCGGGACTCCTTGGGTGAAGCAGCAATTTTCGTCACCTCGGTGATACAGGACAACAATTACGGGGATTCTCTCGCTTGATACCAAGCTCATGAGGGTCGGAGAATTCACAGCGTAATTCTGAGGCACCGAGCGAGAAAATTCAACTGAAAACATGGTCAAATCGGAACCGCGCCTTTAAAAAGTTCTTTCACACTTTTAAGGACAACAAGCAGTCCCTACATTCAGTTTGAAAGATTTGAGATAAGCTCTTATCCGAATCGACACCAGATTGGCTATCTGGTTCCGAATTCCGATTTTTTTGCCCCTGCAACTATATTGAGACG
The sequence above is a segment of the Desulfomonile tiedjei DSM 6799 genome. Coding sequences within it:
- a CDS encoding PilZ domain-containing protein encodes the protein MNPKRKIKAKEIISDIRTGMAASELLEKYQFNAKNLRTIFQKLLEARAMSKDELNTHTSLHDGSTQGLRRHPRKPMVFPLKIYDGGDPFKSGTVKDVSEKGVCIEGIDATVGDVKNFIIRFGAFGDSSTMVFEGKCRWVDRHPMTGRVAFAGFEITYISSLDSGELRKLID
- a CDS encoding GDP-L-fucose synthase family protein, with the protein product MQDPLQQRIYVAGHTGMVGSAISRRLKRDGYLLVGPKSRVDLRDQRRTMDMFSELKPDLVFLAAAKVGGIYANLTYPADFIYDNLMIQTNVIHASCQHSVKKLLFLGSSCIYPAKSPQPIKEEYLLSGYLEKTNEAYALSKIAGIFMCQSYNRQYGTNFISLMPANLYGPGDTFDPSNSHVIPALIRKIHTGKESGAESVEIWGTGNPRREFLYVDDLADACLFLMENYDSSEIINVGAGKEVTIRDLAHLIGEVIGYRGEFTFNDDMPDGVPQKLLNTSKIAKMGWQPSTALREGLEKTYQWFLDNVAGSG